The Paenibacillus sp. G2S3 region TATCCGAAAGTCAGAGGATAATATTCTGCTAAGACGGATCTATACGCTGCCGGTCGGGCTTAAGTGGGATCATAAGCCGGGAATTACGCTCATTGGTGACGCTGCACATCTAATGTCACCGTTTGCAGGTGAAGGTGTCAACTTGGCGATGCACGATGCAGCGGAGCTTGCGCTTGCCATCACCGGTCATGAAGACTTTGATAAAGCCATTCAAGCTTATGAGGAGAAAATGTATGAGTATTCTTCGTCGTCTGCGAAGGTTTCAGATGATAACCTGAAGCTGATGTTCTCAGACAATGCCGCAATGAAGCTTAAAGCTTCGTTTGATGAGCTATTTGCACAGTTTGCTCAACAAGAATAATTTCATTAATCATTTTTTTGAAACTCGGGTAAATGAAACCCGAGTTTTTTTATTGAAAAATAATATGGTTAAGGATGTGAATTTGTTTATACTATAAAAATTAAAATGAAATTGAAATAGGGTGGATAACAATGGACAAGGGATTTAATTTAGCTAGCCAACTATTAACGCTGCTTGATACGGAACAAAGATGGTTTACCTTAGCCGAAGTGGAAAAAAGTTTAGGGATCTCAGATAAGACAATACGGAAGATGGTGGAGGAAATCAGCAAGCAACTACCCTCTACTGTAACCATTGAAGTTTCTAGAGGTAAGGGAATCGTTCTTCTACGTGATGGGCAAAGTACGATAAGTGAAGTGATTTCTTCTATGTTCAGACAAACCATTTTTTATCAGCTGATGAATTTATTGTTTACGAATGCTGGTCGAATGTCTGTGGAGGAGCTTTCTGAAGCCATGTTTATGAGTACCTCGTCTTTGAAGAAGCTGATTGTGGAATTAAATAATAATGATCTAAAAGCGTATAAGTTACGCATTAGTTACTCTACACCTGTGATCAAAGGGAATGAAATGAATATACGATATTTTTATTGGAATTTATATTGTGATGCGTATGAGTTTACAGGATGGCCCTTTGCGAATGTCGATTTTGCTTATATCAATCAGTTGATCACAAATATAGAGAATGAGAATAACATTGTATATTTTATCAATTCCAAAAGGAGATTATCCTTTTTGTTGGCCATTGTTATAGAAAGAGTTGCTAAAGGGAAATGTGTAAAAATCGACGAAAATGCTTACCACTGGGAAAAGGGGATGTTTTATACACCATTGATAGGCATTGCAGAGCGTCTTGAAGAAAAGCTGTTCATTGAATTTCCAAAAAGTGAAATATTCTTTATGCAAGCAATGGTTAGTCTCAGCCAATATCATTATTATGAAGGGTCAGAGATCACTCCGATTAAAGAAGTCGAATTACATAAAGATAAAGAAGAATATCAAATGGGAAATCTGCTTCTAATGTTGTTGGCAAAGGTATACCCGAACTTGGATATGCATGCACGATTTACCTTGGAGATTTACGGGTTCTTTGACAAGCTATTAATCGAAAATGCCATTCCGGAATGGATGATGATCTCAAAAAGTCATTTAACAACATATGTAGAGCAGGAGTGCCAGCAGATTTATCAAGAAATGCAAACCTGTATGCAAACGTGGAATAAAACTTACCATTCCGTTCTCTTCAATAATTTCCATTTAACAAAGCTAACCTTAATTGTTCGTTCGAGTTTACGTTATAAGAGTAAGAGGGCTTTCTTAGTGATCGGGGAGGAATTTTCAATTCGTCATTACATAGCAGATTTAATAAAGAAGGAAATAGGGGATCAGTTGATCCTTAATACCTCCATTATGAAAGGGCTAACCGACGAGATCATGCAGCAAAATAATATTGATCTTGTCATTAGTAATATCCCGGTTGCACTAAAGACAGTGCCGGTTGTTATTATTTCTACAATCCCATCTAAAAGAGATTTGGACAACATTCGTAAAGAATTGCTTTTATAATTTGACCAATTATTTTCCGTAAGCTACGTAAGTTTTTGGTCTAGTTTGTAATGTTAAAAAACCTTATGCTCAATCTAGTTTCGAAACTGATTTTACTTGAGGGCAATTGGAAAGCGATTTCGGTAAACCTCAGTTTACTATTAAAAGTTGGAGGAAGAACTATGAGTAGGCATTTAGGTGCAAATAAGGGAGAAATAGCAGAGCGCGTTTTGCTCCCAGGAGATCCATTACGTGCAAAATTTGTAGCAGAACACTTTTTAGAGGAGGCTAATTGTTATAACGAAGTAAGAGGGATGTATGGATACACTGGATTATACAAGGGTGTACCCGTGTCGGTTCAAGGGACAGGGATGGGAAATCCATCGATGAGTATTTATGCAACAGAATTGATCGTCGATTATGAAGTTAAGAAATTGATTCGCATTGGTACATGTGGAGCGATGCAGGAAGAAATCAATATCCGCGATATTATATTAGCCCAAGCAGTGTCTTCAGACAGTAATATGACGGAGAAGATCTTTCATGGCTGTAATTTTGCACCTACAGCAGACTTCTCATTGTTAATGAAAGCGTATCAACAAGCACAAGCTAAAAATGCAAAAGTGTTTGTTGGTAACATCTATAATTCTGATGAATTCTACCGTGAAAATTTAGATCGACTTCACAAGTTTATGGATTTTGGTGTATTAGCAGTGGAAATGGAAAGCACAGCCCTATACACTTTAGCCGCTAAATATGGTGTAAAAGCGTTATCGATTTTGACAGTCGGCAGTCAATTGCTAAGACAGGAGCACCTGACTCATAAAGAAAGTGAACAATCCTTTTATGAAATGGTCGAAATAGCTCTTAACACAGTCATTGATGGCTGATTTATGGATAAGAGCAGTGTTGTTAGAAAAGAGAGTGAGAAAGAAATGAAGGTCATACTGTCAGGATTGCAGTGGATGATTTTTATGATCGCTGGTGCAATTGCTGCACCCATTGCTATCGCAGATTTATATAACTTAACACCCATAGAGACTTCCGGGCTTATCCAGAGCACAATGATTACTTTAGGGATAGCTGGTTTTTTACAAGGCCTGATGGGTCATAAATTCCCTATTCATGAAGGTCCGGCAGGGTTATGGTGGAGCATTTTTACGATTTACGCAAGTTTAGTGGGGGGACTTTATTCCTCTAACAATGGTGCTTTACAAGCTTTAAGTGGGGCAATGATCATTAGCGGTGTGTTATTTATCCTAATTTCAGCATTTAAGCTAATGGATAAAATCGCTCGTCTATTTACTCCCACCATCACTTTTATTTATTTACTTTTATTGATCTTTCAATTAAGTGGATCTTTTATGAAAGGGATGATGGGGATCACCATAGCCCACACCACCTTAGATGTTAAAGTATTTATCCTTAGTGTCATTGTGGTTTGCATTACCTTTTGGTTAGGGAACAGTCGCTTTGTAGTACTCAGCCAGTTTTCAATCATTTTCAGTATATTGATAGGCTGCCTATTATTTATTATCTGCGGTAATATACCTGTGTTTTCACATGCGGATACTCTATTTAAGCTACCGAAAATATTCCCATTTGGCAGACCTCAATTCGATGCCGGGACAATCACTACTGCATTTTTATTAACGCTGTTATTAATAACTAATGCAGTTGCGTCGATCCGTTTGATGGAGACCGTTATGAAACAAAAGCAAGTGGATCATCGTCGTTATTTGCGCGCCGGGTTTACTTCAGGAATTACGCATCTTATTAGTGGCGGTTTAGGAGCGGTCGGCTCTGTCCCTATCTCGGGAGCGGCGGGATATGTTGAACAAACAGGGATGAAGGAGCGTAGATCATTTTTAATTGGATGTTGCTTTGTGATCTCAATATCCTTATTTCCGCCAATGATGAATGTTATATCTGCGATTCCAGCACCCATAGGCTATTCCGTTACCTTCGTCATTTTTGTGAAGATGGTCGGACTAGCGCTAAAGGAATTGAAGAAGGTCATTCACGAAGATCGAACATTTATCGTTAGTGGAATTTCCCTTTTAGTGGGTGTGGGTTTAATGTTTATCCCTTCATCAGCTACGGCCCATTTATCTCCGATTGTGATAGCCATTTTAAATAATGGATTAATATGCGGAAGTCTGTTAGCGATTATTTTGGAACAAGGGTTAATGTGGAAAGATGCATTTCGATATAAGGATTCCAAGAAAATTAACCGATAATTTGGAGGGCTAAAAATGCATTATCTAATTTCTATTGCTGGTTTGGTTATTGTTCTATTGCTGGCATGGCTAGGAAGTAACAATAAGAAAAAGATTAAATATCGACCAATCATTGTAATGATTGCTATTCAGATCGGTTTGGGATTAATTATACTAAAAACAAGTATAGGTGAATTCTTAATTAAAGGGTTTGCCGATAGTTTTGCAAAATTGCTTGGATACGCCAATGAAGGGACTGACTTTGTTTTTGGTGGGATTGCAAATGAAGGGGCCCATACATTTTTCCTTTATGTTTTGATGCCAATTGTTTTTATGTCGGCATTAATAGGGATATTGCAGCATTACAAAATTCTCCCGTTCATTATCAAGTATATTGGTTTGGTACTAAGTAAAATAAATGGAATGGGCAAATTGGAATCTTATAATGCAGTTGCAGCTGCAATTGTAGGACAAAATGAAGTGTTTATATCGGTGAAAAACCAGCTTGGATTATTGCCAAAACATCGCTTATATACATTATGTGCGTCAGCAATGTCCACGGTATCCATGTCAATTGTTGGTTCATATATGACGATGCTAGAACCACGGTATGTAGTGGCAGCGTTAATATTAAACCTATTCGGTGGATTCATCATTTCATCCATCATTAATCCGTATGAAGTTACACCTGAAGAAGATATTGTTGAAGTTCAGGTAGAGGAAAAACAAACGTTTTTTGAAATGCTAGGCGAATATATTATGGATGGCTTTAAAGTAGCCATAGTAGTTGGGGTAATGTTGGTTGGTTTCGTTGGGATCATCGCTTTAATTAACGGGCTCTTCAGCGGAGTATTCGGTATCTCGTTTCAAGGAATTTTAGGGTATGTCTTTGCACCCATTGCCTTTCTTATCGGTGTACCATGGCATGAAGCTGTTGATGCAGGCAGTATCATGGCGACAAAGCTTGTTGCGAATGAATTCGTTGCTATGCTTGACTTTGTTAAGATGCAAGACGGTTTAAGTGGGCGTACTACAGCCATTGTCTCGGTTTTTCTAATCTCATTTGCTAACTTTGGGTCCATTGGTACGATTGTGGGTGCAGTGAAAGGCTTGAATGAAAAACAAGGAAATATTGTCGCTCGATTTGGATTAAAGCTGTTATTTGGTGCCACACTTGTAAGCGTTTTATCTGCTTTGATTATCGGTATCATATTTTAGTTAAACTAAGGAGTATCAACATGAAACTAACACCTCGGTTTAAGCGGGTTTTCGTCATTGTTATGGATTCTGTAGGCATTGGTGAAGCTCCAGATGCTGAAAAGTTTGGAGATGCAGGATCACATACCTTACGGCATATTGCGGAAAATATGAATGGGCTGCATGTTCCTGTTTTATCCAAGTTAGGGTTAAGCCATATTGACCAAATACCCGGAGTACCCAAAGTAGAAGGGCCTTTAGCATATTGGACCAAAATGCAAGAGGCTTCGAACGGGAAGGACACGATGACAGGACATTGGGAAATCATGGGCCTACGAATTGATGTTCCTTTCAAGGTGTTCCCTGAAGGATTTCCGTATGAATTAATTAACGAATTAGAAGAAAAAACGGGACGAAAGATAATTGGGAATAAGCCCGCTAGTGGTACAGATATTCTCGATGAGCTTGGACAAGAGCATATGAACACTGGTGCACTCATTGTCTATACTTCAGCTGACTCTGTGATTCAGATTGCGGCTCATGAAGAGGTTGTTCCTTTGGAAGAGCTATATCAAATCTGTGAGATTGCCAGAGAGATTACTTTGCGTGAGGAATACATGCTAGGCAGAGTGATTGCAAGACCATTCCTCGGACAGTCCGGGGATTTCAAGAGAACAGCGAATCGTCATGATTATGCCTTGAAGCCTTATGAAAGAACCGTGATGAATGAGCTCAAGGATGCTGGGTTTGATGTACTAGCGATTGGCAAAATCTCAGATATATATGATGGAGAAGGTGTCACCAAATCATTGCGTACAGTGTCTAACATGGATGGTATGGATAAACTCATGGAGACCATTCATACTGATTTTACAGGACTTAGTTTCTTGAATCTTGTTGATTTTGATGCACTTTATGGACATCGTAGAGATCCAATTGGGTATGGGAAAGCGCTAGAAGAATTTGACGATCGATTACCTGAAGTTCTTGCGGAGATAAGTGAAGAGGATTTACTTATAATTACGGCAGACCATGGCAACGATCCCATTCATGCAGGTACAGATCATACCCGTGAATATGTTCCTTTACTCATCTACAGTAAGAGTTTCAATCGACAAAGTGAGCTACCTGTATGTAAGACATTTTCGGATATTGGAGCAACAATTGCAGATAACTTTGGTGTAACCATGCCACAATTTGGACAGAGTCTCTTACAGGGGCTTAAATAAACTTTATTAAAAATAGTAACAGGATACCTAACTTGTATTGAGTAAAAAGGTATCCTGTTCGTCCTTTTAACTACACATCTTCGTAAATAAGAAGCCGCCAAGAGAGCGGCTTTTTTTGTTGTGATTATGGAATGAATATTAAGGTAAGAAAAACCAAATGTTAAACGCTGAAGTAATAATCTATAGTCAAATGGGTTAATAAAAGAAGAAACTTCAGTTGTTGTGATAAGCAAAAGTATTGACAACCTGTATATACAGGTTTAAACTGTGTGAAGTGTTTGAACTTGTATATACAGGTTTAATATTTGACATAAAGTAATTCTTTTGGAGGTGTTCAACTTGAGTCAGTCCCAGTATTCGGAATGGTGGCGCCGGTCCACGGTGTATCAGGTGTATCCGAAGAGCTTTAAGGACACTACAGGCAACGGAACAGGAGATATTAAAGGACTTATTGAAAAAGTGGATTATTTACAGAACCTTGGAATCGATATTGTCTGGTTACAGCCGGTTTATGTCTCGCCACAACATGATAACGGTTACGATGTTGCGGATTATGAAAATATCAACCCGGATTTTGGTACGATGGAGGATTTTGACGAGCTAATACAGGAACTGCACAGACGCGAAATGAAGCTAATGATCGATATCGTGGTTAACCATACTTCAACAGAACATGAGTGGTTCAAACAGTCCCTTTCAAGCAGGAACAATCCCTACCGTGATTACTATATCTGGAAGGACCCGGCTCCGGACGGCGGCTTACCCAACAATTGGCAGTCGAAGTTCGGGGGTCCTGCCTGGCAGTTTGATGAAGCTTCGGGACAATATTATCTTACTCTCTTCGATAAAACCCAGGCCGATCTGAATTGGGAGAACGAGAAGGTACGTAGAGCAGTGAATAATATGATGCTATTCTGGGCTAATAAGGGTGTCGACGGCTTCCGCATGGATGTAATTAATTTAATCTCCAAGGATCAGCGCTTCCCTAACGATGACGGGAGTGTTCCACCGGGGGATGGACGCAAGTTCTATACTGACGGTCCACGGGTCCATGAATACATCAAAGCGATGTACGAAGAGGTATTTGGTCCGTATGAGATGGTGACGGTCGGAGAGATGTCCTCAACTACACTGGAGCATTGCATCCGGTACTCGAGTCCTAAAGAACGGGAATTTTCCATGACTTTCAATTTTCATCACTTAAAAGTCGATTATCCGAATGGACAGAAGTGGGAGCTAATGCCCTATGATTTTGAGGCGATGAAAAGCTTGTTCACAGAGTGGCAGACGGAAATGCAGAAAGGTCGGGGCTGGAACGCATTATTTTTTAACAATCACGATCAACCGCGTGCCCTCTCCAGATTTACGGATGATAAGGTCTACCGTGTAGAAAGTGCCAAGCTGCTTGCAACAACTCTGCATGGCCTTCAGGGAACACCTTATGTGTATCAGGGGGAAGAAATCGGGATGCCAAATCCGGTATGGAAGAGCATCGATGAGTTCCGTGACATTGAGTCACTGAATATGTACCGTATATTGTGTGAACAGGGGAAAAGTCCTGAGACTGCCCTGAGTATTCTTCAGGAACGTTCACGGGACAATTCCCGTACGCCGATGCAGTGGGATGACAGCCGAAATGCCGGATTTACCACAGGTACTCCATGGCTGAAAGTTGATGAGCGGTATTCGGACATCAATGTGAAGAAGGAGCTAGCAAATCCTGATTCCATCTTCCATCATTACCGCAAGCTGATTACATTACGCAAGGAGTATGGGATTTTCATAGAAGGTGTATTCAAGAGACTCGACGAAGGGCATCCTGAAGTGTTCGCTTATGCTAGAACAAGCGATGGAGAAGCGCTTGTAGTGGTCTCGAACTTCAGGAGTAAAGAGATTACCTTCCGCTTTGAAGATAGTCACTGGACAGAGTTATCATCAAGTGGTAAAGACGAGCTTCTGATTGGGAATACAACAGAAACACCTGCATTAACACAAGAGCTTCAGCTTAGTCCTTATGCTTCCTACATGTGGTTAATCCGCTAACGAAGTGTACTTGAGAAGGAGCACAAATCAATTATGTAAGGAGTGAAGATATGGCTATAGACCGCAAAAATGTTGAGGATATCGTACAGGCAATTGGGGGTAAGGAGAATATTGAGGTTGCGACACATTGTGTAACCCGGCTGAGATTCTCGCTGTATGATGAGAGCAAGGTGGATTCGGAGGCCCTGGACCGTAACGAACTCGTAAAAGGACAATTTTCTAGCCAGGGGCAGTTTCAGATCGTTATCGGACCGGGAACTGTAGATAAAGTATATGATGAAATGATTAAGATCACTGGCGGAGCTCGTTCTTCCAAGGATGAAGTGAAATCAGCTGCTGCCCGAAAACAGAATCCGCTGCAGCGTGCGATCAAGACGCTCGCTGATATATTTATTCCGATTCTTCCGGCCATCGTAACCGCAGGTTTGCTGCTTGGGATTAATAATATACTGACAGGACCTGGTATCTTCTTCGATAGCCAGTCACTCGTGGATGTCTATCCCGCATGGAAGGACATTGCTGCGATTATTAATACGATTGCCAGCACAGCGTTTACCTTTTTACCAGCACTTATCGGTTGGGCAGCTGTCACCCGTTTCGGAGGTAGTCCTCTGCTCGGGATTGTTCTCGGTCTCATTCTCGTACATCCAGATTTATTAAGTGCCTACAACTATGCAAGTGCTTCCACTGAGGGAACTGTTCCGACCTGGAATTTGTTCGGCTGGCATTTGGAGAAGATCGGTTATCAGGGGCAAGTATTGCCAGTACTGGTTTCGGCCTATATTCTAGCTAGCTTGGAAAAATTCCTCAATCGCCGGGTACATGATTCCATTAAACTGCTGGTTGTTGCACCAGTGACTCTGCTGATTACAGGCTTTCTGGCCTTCACCATTATCGGACCAGTTACCTTTGGCATTGCCAATGCCATCACCTCCGGCCTGATCTATGTATTTGATCACTTTGCGCTCCTTGGGGGCTTGATCTACGGCGGATTCTATGCGCTACTGGTTATCACTGGTATGCATCATACCTTCTTGGCGGTGGATGTGCAGCTCATCGGCAGCGAGGGCGGCACCTTCCTCTGGCCGATGTTAGCGCTCTCCAATATTGCACAAGGTGCCGCGGCACTGGCAATGATGTTCGTAGTCAGAGAACAGAAGGCAAAAGGCTTGGCTGCTACGTCTTCCGTCTCTGCATTCCTCGGCGTGACGGAACCAGCGATCTTCGGTGTGAATATTCGCTATCGTTATCCTTTCATCTTCGGGATGATCGGCTCGGCAATTGCCGGCATGCTTCTTACTGTTAACCAGGTTCGCGCTTCTTCCATTGGCGTAGGGGGGATTCCCGGCTTCCTGTCGATATTCCCGAACCAATGGGGCGTATTCTTTATAGGCATGGCTATTGTACTCATCGTGCCTTTTGTCGCCACTGTACTCTACGGTCGTTCTGTGGTGGGACGTTCCGAAAAGAACTCAGCTAAAAAGGCTACTAGTACTGTGAGCAAAACAGACGATTTGAACAGCCACCCTACAGTTCAAGAGTCACAAAAATCCATGAATATTCTGGAGCTTATCTCTCCGCTCAGTGGAACTGCAGTATCTCTAGAACAGGTGCCTGATCCTGCATTTGCTGAGAAGCAGATGGGCGAGGGAATTGCAATCGAACCTTCTGAGGGTAAAGTATATGCACCCTTTGATGCTACAGTAGCTCATGTGATCAAGAGCAAACATGCGCTTATACTGGAGCATGCCAGCGGTGTACAAGTACTTATCCACGTTGGTATTAATACGGTGTCTCTTAAAGGCAGTGGTTTTACCACCCATAAGAATATTGGCGACAAGGTGCATGCAGGTGAGCTTCTGCTAGAATTTGATATGGAAGCTATTCGCGCAGCAGGCTACCCGTTGATTACACCAATCATCATTCCTGCAGGTCAGGATATGGTGGAGAAGATTGAGGAGAAGACTGGACCAGCTGCAGCTAGACAATCTAGCATCTTGACTATTCATCTCAAGAGTTGAGATAGACTATATTGGCAAAGACTTTATATTACAGAAAGACAGCCCCTGGGGGCTGTTTTTCTGTAAATATAAGAATTTATATGTTACACGCTATAAATTTCCCTCCAATTGAATCGATGCTTCCAAAGGCATGACGTGATACAATAAAGGGCGGTGATCAAAATTGAGAGAAAATAAATATTTGCAAATTTATAATGAGTACAGCAACCAAATTCTTTCTGGACAACTGCTACCTGGAACCAAACTGCCTTCTGAAAGTGAACTTGCTGAAGCTTACAGCACTTCACGAGAGACCGTTCGCAAAGCGCTGAACCTGCTGTTTCGTGAAGGGTATATTCACAAAATTAAGGGTAGAGGCTCCTTTGTGCTTGATATGACGAGAATGGATTTCCCCGTTACCGGTCTGATTTCATTTAAAGAGATGGCCGATACACTGGGTACTGCCTCACGGACACTGGTAGAGCGGACGATAAGTGATCCGGCAGGCTCCGCGCTCGCCAGACATCTGCAGATTCCGCCTGAAACCCTGGTTTGGAAAGTTATTCGTGCCAGAGAAATTGAAGGCGATCGGATCATTTTGGATAAGGATTATTTCCGAGCAGATATTGTTCCATTCCTAAGCGAGGAGATCGCGGAAGGCTCACTCTATGAATATCTGGAGCAGGAGTTGGGGCTTAAAATCAGTTATGCGAAGAAGCTGATATCCGTTGAGCCTTCTACCGAGGAGGATCATAGACTGCTTGATTTGAAGAGTTACACTCATATTGTAGTAGTACGAAACTATGTTTATTTGGAGAACACGGTGCTTTTCCAATATACCGAATCCAGGCATCGACTGGATAAATTTCAGTTCGTGGATTTTGCTCGAAGGGTGAAACGTTAAACTAAGCTTAAAGAGGGGGGTCCCAGTTTGGGATACGCCTTTTTTTCCGAAAAGGCAGTATATTACCGATACAAGAACGCTTGAGAAGTTCATTCCTACGTTCGCAATAACGATATATTAAGAAAAAGGCTGCCCTCAGAGGCAGCTTTTTTATATGACGTTCAAAATAACAAGCTACCCCTGGCGATTCCTCATTACTACGGTTGAAGGCAAAACTATAAATCGTCTTCTGGGTGCCAATAAACAGCCTTGTAATGAACATTTTCCTATTTCAGTTTTGAAATTCTTCTGGAACTGAGGAAAATACGACAATTTACTCTTGACATTATAGGGTAGGGGGGTATAGTATATTACTGCGTTGGTATTAAAAATTTTAATTATTGGTTACAAAAGGAGGAGGAAGAAAGTTATGAATAATCAAGCACAGACTTTACCGCAAGCCGATCCCAAACGCTGGATGGCTCTGGCCTTACTATGTCTTGCCAATTTTATGGTGATCATGGACACATCCATTATCGGCGTTGCACTGCCAGCCATCAAAGAAGCGCTCGGCTATACGCAGGCAAGTTTACAGTGGGTGTTTAACGCTTATGTCATTTTCTTTGGCGGATTATTGTTACTTGGTGGTCGATTGTCCGATCTATTTGGTCAGCGCCGCATATTCATGTGGGGATTTTCCATTCTAACGTTAGCTTCCTTGCTGGCAGGACTCGCTTGGAACGAGGAAGCGCTTAATGTTGGTCGCGCCCTACAAGGATTTGGTTCCGCATTAATAGCCCCATCCGCGTTAACGATTGTTATGATGCTCTTCGGTGGCAACCCCAAAGAACTAGGGAAAGCATTAGGCTTCTGGGGCGCATCAGCTGCTGCTGGCGGTTCAGCCGGCGTGTTTCTTGGCGGGGTCATTACCGAGTGGCTCAGCTGGCA contains the following coding sequences:
- the deoB gene encoding phosphopentomutase → MKLTPRFKRVFVIVMDSVGIGEAPDAEKFGDAGSHTLRHIAENMNGLHVPVLSKLGLSHIDQIPGVPKVEGPLAYWTKMQEASNGKDTMTGHWEIMGLRIDVPFKVFPEGFPYELINELEEKTGRKIIGNKPASGTDILDELGQEHMNTGALIVYTSADSVIQIAAHEEVVPLEELYQICEIAREITLREEYMLGRVIARPFLGQSGDFKRTANRHDYALKPYERTVMNELKDAGFDVLAIGKISDIYDGEGVTKSLRTVSNMDGMDKLMETIHTDFTGLSFLNLVDFDALYGHRRDPIGYGKALEEFDDRLPEVLAEISEEDLLIITADHGNDPIHAGTDHTREYVPLLIYSKSFNRQSELPVCKTFSDIGATIADNFGVTMPQFGQSLLQGLK
- the treP gene encoding PTS system trehalose-specific EIIBC component, with amino-acid sequence MAIDRKNVEDIVQAIGGKENIEVATHCVTRLRFSLYDESKVDSEALDRNELVKGQFSSQGQFQIVIGPGTVDKVYDEMIKITGGARSSKDEVKSAAARKQNPLQRAIKTLADIFIPILPAIVTAGLLLGINNILTGPGIFFDSQSLVDVYPAWKDIAAIINTIASTAFTFLPALIGWAAVTRFGGSPLLGIVLGLILVHPDLLSAYNYASASTEGTVPTWNLFGWHLEKIGYQGQVLPVLVSAYILASLEKFLNRRVHDSIKLLVVAPVTLLITGFLAFTIIGPVTFGIANAITSGLIYVFDHFALLGGLIYGGFYALLVITGMHHTFLAVDVQLIGSEGGTFLWPMLALSNIAQGAAALAMMFVVREQKAKGLAATSSVSAFLGVTEPAIFGVNIRYRYPFIFGMIGSAIAGMLLTVNQVRASSIGVGGIPGFLSIFPNQWGVFFIGMAIVLIVPFVATVLYGRSVVGRSEKNSAKKATSTVSKTDDLNSHPTVQESQKSMNILELISPLSGTAVSLEQVPDPAFAEKQMGEGIAIEPSEGKVYAPFDATVAHVIKSKHALILEHASGVQVLIHVGINTVSLKGSGFTTHKNIGDKVHAGELLLEFDMEAIRAAGYPLITPIIIPAGQDMVEKIEEKTGPAAARQSSILTIHLKS
- a CDS encoding purine/pyrimidine permease, producing MDKSSVVRKESEKEMKVILSGLQWMIFMIAGAIAAPIAIADLYNLTPIETSGLIQSTMITLGIAGFLQGLMGHKFPIHEGPAGLWWSIFTIYASLVGGLYSSNNGALQALSGAMIISGVLFILISAFKLMDKIARLFTPTITFIYLLLLIFQLSGSFMKGMMGITIAHTTLDVKVFILSVIVVCITFWLGNSRFVVLSQFSIIFSILIGCLLFIICGNIPVFSHADTLFKLPKIFPFGRPQFDAGTITTAFLLTLLLITNAVASIRLMETVMKQKQVDHRRYLRAGFTSGITHLISGGLGAVGSVPISGAAGYVEQTGMKERRSFLIGCCFVISISLFPPMMNVISAIPAPIGYSVTFVIFVKMVGLALKELKKVIHEDRTFIVSGISLLVGVGLMFIPSSATAHLSPIVIAILNNGLICGSLLAIILEQGLMWKDAFRYKDSKKINR
- the deoD gene encoding purine-nucleoside phosphorylase translates to MSRHLGANKGEIAERVLLPGDPLRAKFVAEHFLEEANCYNEVRGMYGYTGLYKGVPVSVQGTGMGNPSMSIYATELIVDYEVKKLIRIGTCGAMQEEINIRDIILAQAVSSDSNMTEKIFHGCNFAPTADFSLLMKAYQQAQAKNAKVFVGNIYNSDEFYRENLDRLHKFMDFGVLAVEMESTALYTLAAKYGVKALSILTVGSQLLRQEHLTHKESEQSFYEMVEIALNTVIDG
- a CDS encoding helix-turn-helix domain-containing protein, coding for MDKGFNLASQLLTLLDTEQRWFTLAEVEKSLGISDKTIRKMVEEISKQLPSTVTIEVSRGKGIVLLRDGQSTISEVISSMFRQTIFYQLMNLLFTNAGRMSVEELSEAMFMSTSSLKKLIVELNNNDLKAYKLRISYSTPVIKGNEMNIRYFYWNLYCDAYEFTGWPFANVDFAYINQLITNIENENNIVYFINSKRRLSFLLAIVIERVAKGKCVKIDENAYHWEKGMFYTPLIGIAERLEEKLFIEFPKSEIFFMQAMVSLSQYHYYEGSEITPIKEVELHKDKEEYQMGNLLLMLLAKVYPNLDMHARFTLEIYGFFDKLLIENAIPEWMMISKSHLTTYVEQECQQIYQEMQTCMQTWNKTYHSVLFNNFHLTKLTLIVRSSLRYKSKRAFLVIGEEFSIRHYIADLIKKEIGDQLILNTSIMKGLTDEIMQQNNIDLVISNIPVALKTVPVVIISTIPSKRDLDNIRKELLL
- a CDS encoding NupC/NupG family nucleoside CNT transporter, producing the protein MHYLISIAGLVIVLLLAWLGSNNKKKIKYRPIIVMIAIQIGLGLIILKTSIGEFLIKGFADSFAKLLGYANEGTDFVFGGIANEGAHTFFLYVLMPIVFMSALIGILQHYKILPFIIKYIGLVLSKINGMGKLESYNAVAAAIVGQNEVFISVKNQLGLLPKHRLYTLCASAMSTVSMSIVGSYMTMLEPRYVVAALILNLFGGFIISSIINPYEVTPEEDIVEVQVEEKQTFFEMLGEYIMDGFKVAIVVGVMLVGFVGIIALINGLFSGVFGISFQGILGYVFAPIAFLIGVPWHEAVDAGSIMATKLVANEFVAMLDFVKMQDGLSGRTTAIVSVFLISFANFGSIGTIVGAVKGLNEKQGNIVARFGLKLLFGATLVSVLSALIIGIIF
- the treC gene encoding alpha,alpha-phosphotrehalase, with amino-acid sequence MSQSQYSEWWRRSTVYQVYPKSFKDTTGNGTGDIKGLIEKVDYLQNLGIDIVWLQPVYVSPQHDNGYDVADYENINPDFGTMEDFDELIQELHRREMKLMIDIVVNHTSTEHEWFKQSLSSRNNPYRDYYIWKDPAPDGGLPNNWQSKFGGPAWQFDEASGQYYLTLFDKTQADLNWENEKVRRAVNNMMLFWANKGVDGFRMDVINLISKDQRFPNDDGSVPPGDGRKFYTDGPRVHEYIKAMYEEVFGPYEMVTVGEMSSTTLEHCIRYSSPKEREFSMTFNFHHLKVDYPNGQKWELMPYDFEAMKSLFTEWQTEMQKGRGWNALFFNNHDQPRALSRFTDDKVYRVESAKLLATTLHGLQGTPYVYQGEEIGMPNPVWKSIDEFRDIESLNMYRILCEQGKSPETALSILQERSRDNSRTPMQWDDSRNAGFTTGTPWLKVDERYSDINVKKELANPDSIFHHYRKLITLRKEYGIFIEGVFKRLDEGHPEVFAYARTSDGEALVVVSNFRSKEITFRFEDSHWTELSSSGKDELLIGNTTETPALTQELQLSPYASYMWLIR